A genomic window from Elaeis guineensis isolate ETL-2024a chromosome 3, EG11, whole genome shotgun sequence includes:
- the LOC105041260 gene encoding 16.9 kDa class I heat shock protein 2, translated as MSIMRRSNIFDPFSLDVWDPFHGSPFDNFRSLAESRPSFVSETSAFANTRIDWKETPEAHIFKADLPGVKKEEVNVEVEEGKVLQISGERSKEKEEKNDKWHRVERSSGKFLRRFRLPENAKVEQVKATMENGVLTVTVPKEEVKKAEVKSIEISG; from the coding sequence ATGTCGATCATGAGGCGGAGCAACATCTTCGATCCCTTCTCCCTCGACGTCTGGGACCCCTTCCACGGCTCCCCCTTCGACAACTTCCGCTCCCTCGCCGAGTCCCGCCCCAGCTTCGTCAGCGAGACTTCCGCCTTCGCCAACACCCGCATCGACTGGAAGGAGACCCCCGAGGCCCACATCTTCAAAGCCGACCTCCCCGGGGTTAAGAAAGAGGAGGTGAACGTGGAGGTAGAGGAGGGTAAGGTCCTCCAGATCAGTGGCGAGCGCAGCaaggagaaagaggagaagaacgACAAGTGGCACCGCGTCGAGAGGAGCAGCGGCAAATTCCTCCGGCGGTTTCGGCTGCCGGAGAATGCTAAGGTGGAGCAGGTGAAGGCAACGATGGAGAACGGGGTGCTGACTGTGACCGTGCCGAAAGAAGAGGTGAAGAAGGCCGAGGTGAAAAGCATCGAAATCTCTGGTTGA